A window of Ascaphus truei isolate aAscTru1 chromosome 16, aAscTru1.hap1, whole genome shotgun sequence contains these coding sequences:
- the HDX gene encoding highly divergent homeobox isoform X7 — protein MIGRGDLIVWRRDPGILRRTPSPLSPLLPGGEHRSTARIVDILAAKLRRPCDGGVRDLKRRGSDLHWVTGIPTGEQHRILQRYYENGMTNQSKSCFQLILLCAQETKLDFSVVRTWVGNKRRKMSIKSYSDSGTPLQGSVSNSPSLPPEVTVRNVPNITRSQPPRTSSSSGGLVMTCVYSPNNTSVRQGSTPQTSTPKVEISKSSLQMSTGRNETDYSKQRVPVSRHAPLAKNAFQQLDDKTIVLLRQPSTANPPNSLYTKKSFGSSSGPMLERTAPQKTIPWSRQNITESPGGQRFSKLEQPNASLISHVSPGQRNRDPSYGIKNLEIREVFSLAATDSSLRTFRGNMGEKPRSVESNCFSIAMETGDVDDEYAREEELASMGAQIQACPRFSESTSSPRVENRCTLSPAPVRTGICKSQLTNTRDLSGNTMYHNRDYYLPPNTSINNTTSTQYTSGNASRNSLPPHYTAPSQLRLPHNQNNYQISGNLTVPWITGCSRKRTSNHMTATRPPDGGSGEGSTSILDWAGQPNCPVENVQVPMMYQVRDQGSLKATKYILWCGHSWCD, from the exons GATTGTggacattctggcagcaaagCTGAGACGACCCTGTGATGGAGGCGTCCGTGACCTCAAACGTCGGGGAAGTGACCTCCACTGGGTCACAGGGATACCAACAGGAG AACAACATAGGATATTGCAGCGCTATTATGAAAATGGAATGACAAATCAAAGTAAGAGTTGCTTTCAGCTCATTTTACTGTGTGCCCAAGAAACAAAGTTGGACTTCAGTGTAGTCCGG ACCTGGGTTGGCAATAAACGGAGAAAGATGAGCATTAAGAGTTACTCCGATTCCGGAACCCCTTTACAAGGCTCGGTTTCCAATTCTCCCTCACTTCCTCCAGAAGTTACCGTCCGAAACGTGCCAAATATAACACGATCCCAACCTCCCCGGACTTCTTCCTCCAGTGGTGGTCTGGTCATGACTTGTGTCTACAGCCCTAATAATACGTCTGTTAGACAGGGGTCTACACCACAAACCAGTACTCCTAAGGTTGAGATATCGAAGTCCTCCCTGCAGATGTCAACTGGAAGGAATGAAACGGACTACTCGAAACAACGCGTTCCTGTGTCACGTCATGCACCTCTAGCAAAAAATGCCTTTCAGCAACTTGATGATAAAACTATTGTGTTATTGCGACAGCCAAGTACTGCAAATCCTCCAAACTCCTTATACACCAAGAAAAGCTTTGGCAGTTCTTCAGGACCCATGTTGGAAAGGACAGCCCCTCAAAAGACAATACCTTGGTCCCGGCAAAACATAACAGAGTCTCCTGGTGGTCAACGGTTCTCTAAACTAGAACAGCCAAATGCAAGTCTCATTTCACATGTCTCTCCTGGGCAGAGGAACAGAGACCCTTCCTACGGTATAAAAAATCTAGAGATTCGTGAAGTATTTTCATTGGCTGCTACTGATTCTTCTTTAAGGACCTTCAGAGGGAATATGGGAGAGAAACCTCGTTCGGTAGAAAGCAATTGCTTTTCTATTGCGATGGAAACGGGAGATGTTGACGATGAATATGCTCGGGAGGAAGAACTGGCATCGATGGGTGCGCAAATCCAGGCTTGTCCAAGGTTTAGCGAGAGTACCAGTTCCCCACGTGTGGAGAACAGGTGCACATTATCACCTGCGCCAGTAAGGACAGGAATCTGTAAGTCACAGCTGACCAATACAAGAGACCTTTCAGGAAATACAATGTATCATAACAGAGACTACTACTTGCCACCGAATACCTCAATAAACAATACAACCAGCACACAGTATACCAGTGGTAATGCATCAAGAAACAGTTTGCCTCCACATTATACAGCACCCTCTCAACTAAGACTGCCACACAACCAAAACAACTACCAG ATTTCAGGAAACCTGACTGTGCCTTGGATTACCGGGTGTTCCAGAAAGAGAACA AGCAATCACATGACTGCGACCAGGCCCCCGGATGGTGGAAGTGGAGAGGGCTCCACATCCATTTTAGATTGGGCTGGGCAGCCCAATTGTCCCGTAGAAAATGTGCAAGTGCCTATGATGTACCAGGTACGTGATCAGGGCAGTCTAAAGGCTACTAAATATATCCTGTGGTGTGGGCATAGCTGGTGTGACTGA